In the Uranotaenia lowii strain MFRU-FL chromosome 1, ASM2978415v1, whole genome shotgun sequence genome, TTATTGCCCTTGAATTATCTTGgtcattcattaaaatttgattgagaatttgaagttttgaGTTTAGCGTAGAACACCttgcttgacatttttgaaacctCATGGATGGAGGGTGGGTGGTGTAACCCCCAAACTTTCCGACATTTGAGACAAaacggtttgtttttttttacactaagCAGCTGAGTGGGATTATGCTTTTCCGATGGCTTAATGAAAAAGAAGTCGTAAAATCACATTGtcgaaaaatcgaatgaaaccTTGATTTTGGCAAGTGTACACGTTTCTTTTATTGCCTGGTACAATATAGTTAagtcaacacttttttttctctatctcGTCCTTCCAGGCGTGAGCGCTGAACCGTGGCGATCGCACGAAGATTCACGCGACAGCGGAGGCGATGAAGGGGGCTCCGGGACAACTCTGTTCGATCATTACTTTGTGCACCATTTCGATCATGGAGAACCGACGACAGACACCGAATCGGCCCCATCGTACTCATTGAGGAGCACTTCCGTCAACTGTCAGTGCATGAAGCTTAGGGattgtccaaaaattttggagaTGCTCCGTAATCCTAAGGCCAGCTATAGCGATTTCAATTCGAAGCTGAAACGCTTGACCTGTGAGTATGGAGGGGCCCGGGAAACGACGGTATGTTGTCCTTTGGATGATAGCTGGCTGGCTGATGACATCCAATCGAACGAGGACTACAACTATGGATATGGTCAGCGCCTGAAAGAGTACAGCGATAATGGCAACCTCAAGTACATGCAAAACGGTTATAACAAAATCAGCAAGTACCGCAATAAAAACCGTTTCATAACCTCGTTTGAGGAtcccaaaactttgaaaaattgtccaCCGATCATCTATCCGGACGAGGAATACACTCGACCTGGGAAAGCCTACGTAGCCCCGGCTATCCGTCGTAGACCATACACAACTGCCAAACCTTCCACGCTTCCGGTTCCGGTAGTCAATAATCCTCGCAACGGTGCGGATTCGATCGTTGCAGAGCCGGTGATCGCGGAAGTAACCAATCAAACTCCTCCTGCCTCGCTCATCCCGGAAAGCTCCACCCAACGTCTACCGCCAACCAGTTTCGCGCCTCCGCTCATCAACGATGCCCTGTGCGGGCTATCGGTGAACACACGGATCATTGGCGGTGAAGCCGAGGTTCCCGGACAGTTCCCTTGGATGGCCCGGTTGGCCTACAGGAACAAAAGTAAGTTCCACACTGTTTACGAGTTAAAACAAGATCAAGTCAATGttgttttcctatttttttagcTTCCGGACGGGTTACCTATCGATGTGCGGGATCGCTGATCACCAACAGACACGTGATAACGGTAGCCCATTGCGTGACCAACCTTATCGATGAGCTTGAACTGTAAGTTAATCTCGGGTGTTAATTATTAGCAAACCTAGAAATTACAAACATCCCAATTCAAGACGTACATAAAAGTATATTTGAAAGCCAAAATTCTCGTCAGAATTTTGGGAAAACACACAAACATTAAGGGGGTTATTTCCCcgacttaatttgaaaaaaaaaacttgtgcaaaataaaatttactattcAAAGTTTGAGGATGCGATGCTGTGAATAAAATATCttgtgattttgaaaaatatgcatGAGTAGCAGggtaattaaaaaaagtgaattcgCTCTGATTTGAAACTATGCGGACAAAATTGTACCTAGTCAAATTATAGGTTATCCTTAAGCTGGAGATACCATATTTCATCcacttttaactattttttcacCTCGTATCATCTTGTTTAACATAACgtctagtttttgaaaattcactccACAAAATACAGTCAGTGACAATAGTTAAGAACCAGGAACAATTCATACCATCATCTTGTCATTTGCCTTATAAAaggatgttttaaaaaataatctacaCTGACTTTTACACTTCACGCCCtgtcaggtatcaggtatcataaaaattcaaaagaaaaacaagttaaaacatattatcaataccaaaaatagCTCACGAGTAATGTGACACTTCTgactaaaaccgctatatctcttttgtttctcaaccgatttatccaaaatttatagttttagaaactTTTATTCCGCTACTGTGTTAAGTTTATGTTATTCAAGCTCaaagaaaaaatatcgaaaaaccaTGCTtcaaaaaaagactgtagatcagctacgaaatgctgaaaaaaattaaccttgTGTCGAAGTaacctgaagttagaagctatacattgcacacaaggatatatttttatgaatttatttaagattatgaccacaaaaagtgtaaaaaagtgttttaaaaaccCTACGTTCAATTGTTGAAGTCAAAGTTGcatctttgaatttaaaaaattataaaaaaaaattgtgcgcAATGTAtaacttctaacttcagctttctttgGCACTAAGTGAATTTAAGGAGCATTCagttccgtagctgatctacagtcttttttctgaagcatgttttttcggattttcctAACATGAACAAAAGAACCTTATTTTCACTGCATTTTGGGTCGTAATTCTTACagacttcaacaaattttcccaaaaatttttaattatatttagaCTAATTTATAGCAATATTTTTGTAtgtataactagctgacccggtgagCTTCACTACACCtgccaaaaataaatgaaatttgtaaaaattatttaaattttgttttgtttaggaataattttaaataatatttcaacataattcagAAGCAACAACtgatttcatattatttactgaaactttatatctaaatttgatattcatggtttaaaatatttctctGTTTTCAAAGCCTTATGAATTCTTTTATTATGCTAAAATGTATTTTAACTGGTAAGGACTCTcaactttttcctttttccaaaGTGGGAAAGGCTTACAAACTACTCCATAAAAACATTgttagtaccgtaaaacggggtaatattgatcaccggggtaaatttgaccaacaatataCTTTTCTACAATATCATCAACAACTcagtctaaagtttgaattttcgaaaactgttttctaagcttgaaagcctataaattgagtatcaaataggcaaaatttggtttgtatttaaaaaatttcctgcaagtaaaaatctaatttcaaaatctttaaatatctcTTTTTTCCATGGCTTCAAACAATAACAGCTCTCCTGAagaaaccaaaaagcatttaaaagcaaacgggttgtttaatgtaaaagaacaactttttttctttgtaaatgaaCAGTTATTGTGCtatttttaaagtcatttaatgatcaatttttgatatttaaaaattaagatattttcCAAAAGTAACTCCGTATTagaaaaatggataggaaccttatcaaatcgttaactttgaagaaaaaattaaaatgggaaTAGTGGGAAGGCCTAGAGGAATGAGTGAAGGTTAAAtttcttttgtattttgaagctcaaactatttagcaattattataatttttgcccctaaatgtaggcagcaatatagttcttttttcgattaaaaatatttttaaaatttaacgttaaaaatcaacaagcatttgtaaatattataaaggtgttttgtatcctttatgatcaagaaaactcgataaaaccgtcTAAATAGAGAGTGATCAAtatcaccccaaagcatcaaattctgaacagagccgaaaacgattttttaatcaaatttaaagtagtgtaataaatttttgcatccatgttttacgttcataggagtccagtactggtttttaaaatataaaacatgccacattcctctTAACGGAAAAatgatcgaaatatattgaaaaaagtgatcaatcttaccccgaaTTACGGTATCTAAAAAACGCCACATGTCAAATTTGGCTTcaattgtttgataagttttcgtacgcaaacaacctcTCTTATCAAATAAAGTCTCTTTTGCTTGGTAAATTCTCGGTTTATGCTAAAAAACCTTATTTGAGAGCCCCTCCCCTTTTCCCTATTGATTCTCCCCATTTGTTTGTACCCAAAAACCTTCAtagcaaatttggttaaattggttgataagttcttAAGCCATCTAACAAAATTTTACTTAGATAAGTTCTCGGGATATGTAAAAACATTGTACGAGTGCCCCCATTTTCCTTTCTTATCCCATTGGTGGAAGAAAAAACgcgtctcaaataatcatagatagATTTCTCGTACCACATGCTCTcccatgtcaaatatggttccatttttttttaaacgaacacacacatatatttaggatctcagtgaaactttatgtttccttgaagagatctaaattctacatAGCGTACATcgttcaaggatatgatggctagccttttactaatgctaacaccaccaacccactgACATAGCACTGTGTacgccgtgaccgagactcgatctcatgacctctggtttagaagacttgaacgctatacTCTTGGCCACGGTCGGCGACTTCATTAGTTTGCGgctcatttgcttgattagttctcaagtgatggaaaaaattgtaagggaaaaagttgtcaaaaggGACCTTTTTCTTACTCAAAAACCCCTCCaatccaaatttggttccatttaaaCGAATAGTTCCaagctatgcaaaaaaaatgtatagaagaAACATCACTCGTATtcgaataccctcccatgccaaattgggtTCCATTTGGTTGAATATCGCTTGAAAAGTATAAATATGTGAAGGAGCCCAACCCTCTTCTAATCTCCTCACTTCAAGAAGGGATGGGTACCGAAGATTCATAGGAAAATTTATAATACCCTAATACCCTTCCAAGCTAAATTAGTTTCCATATGCTCGATTTGTTCTCAAGTTATATTAAaagttgtatggaagcccccttcgGCCCTTCTCATTTCCTCATTGGAAGGAGAGAAAAGTCTCGAATAACATTTCCCCTTCCCCAAAACCCTCCCATATAATatttagtttcatttgtttgattagttttccagttatgcaTATAAATGTAAGGGAGCACCTCTTCCCTCAACCTCTCacctcactgaaaggagggttGGGTAACATATattaattgaaacatttctctttCCCTAATACTGTTCAATCCcatatttggttttatttgctcgatgagttcttgagttatgtaaattcccccctttctatctccccactgaaagaagggaggggtttcaaataataatagaaacatttctcgtacccaaatactctcCCTTGCAAAATTTGGTACTAATAGTTCTCAAATCTGTAGGAAACAAAtagacaggcagacagacagaaatccatttttaaatacatagatttgtgttaaaattgttctacaAAAAATTGATATATTTATACAGGGCATTTTACAACAGCGGGATTGGATACATCATTAGTAAACTGCAGcacttattgaattttaaattaaatcaagcaaaagttgctcaaatttaacatttttttatgtctttaaaaaaatttacttggtTTGACGCATTGGCTTAATGATTTGTCTAAACACTCTACACTGGCTTAAATACTCTCTACCAACAGTGTTAGCGAAAAATgtaatgtttttcgaaaaataactaattttttttggttaaatatTTTCGAAAGTCAGTTACTTATCTGGGGTAAGATGCAATAAAATGTGACGCCATGTAAATAAATTTCTGTTCCTttcttttccacattttttaaaactgtttatgCCTTATCTGACCGCGTCAATTTTATGTGCTATCCACCGTATAACTTTTTTCCCGACCGAACCGTTAGACGAGGTTTATATCTAATctcttcatttcattttaatctcaaaaaatcaatctaCAATGATTGTTACTTTTAAACCAAACTACCAATAACTttctagataaaaaaaacacatataaCAAGAATTTCTGAGGGAactaaaatgataattttatcgaaaaatagattcatttctacttttttatgtttttacttTCTCCTAGCTATATCTACATCTGATGATTGAAGATGGAATTTTtccgaaacatatttttttattgaacgttATAAAACTGCCCTTTTATTCCAATAAATTCTTCCCAGACTAACTGTGCTAACGTGGTCGTTATaatattccaatttattgaacacccagtaaattgcttaaaatggcgacacatttcaacaaaattaccaaatttatCTTTGGGTTCACCGGGACATGTACATAACACAGTGTCTGGGATCctttatgaatgaatgaataattgaatgtaaaaaatgttgttaaaacgggaaactatttattttaaagttcaacCCAGTAGACAAGCTGGAAACCGAgaataatttgttaaaaaaatcttgattattttttataccTTTTGATACCTAAACCACACCATTCACATTTCTTTGGACATATGTATGAAAgggtgatgaaaaaagttattactgGGTAGCGGAAAAAATCCGCTATGCGTAAAACAGTACACTGATTCACGTATAAGATGATGAAAGCTCTAATGAACgcatgtttttattgttttgcgGTACCTAAGCTTACGAGTTTCTCAATTATAAACCACTAATTTTAAATGGCATTTTCATCCattgatttacattttttaatcattggaTTGTTTCGAAatgttaatgaaattttaaactattatttttgtatgattttcaaaagtttgagattcttgtgacttttgaaaaaaaaaactgcaccagttttgtgccattttagtataagttttatattcttccattttttgttacaattttgaccaattttgtcatttttgtccttttttttgtcatatttgtcattttttgtcatttttgtcattattggcatttttgaaacttttgtcatttttgtctttttgtcatttttgtcatttttgtcatttttgtcatttttgtcatttttgtcatttttgtcatttttgtcatttttgtcatttttgtcatttttgtcatttttgtcatttttgtcatttttgtcatttttgtcatttttgtcatttttgtcatttttgtcatttttgtcattttttgtcatttttgtcatttatgtcatttttgtcatttttgtcatttttgtcatttttgtcatttttgtcatttttgtcatttttgtcatttttgtcatttttgtcatttttgtcatttttgtcatttttgtcatttttgtcatttttgtcatttttgtcatttttgtcatttttgtcatttttgtcatttttgtcatttttgtcatttttgtcatttttgtcatttttgtcatttttgtcatttttgtcatttttgtcatttttgtcatttttgtcatttttgtcatttttgtcatttttgtcatttttgtcatttttgtcatttttgtcatttttgtcatttttgtcatttttgtcatttttgtcatttttgtcatttttgtcatttttgtcatttttgtcatttttgtcatttttgtcatttttgtcatttttgtcatttttgtcatttttgtcatttttgtcatttttgtcatttttgtcatttttgtcatttttgtcatttttgtcatttttgtcatttttgtcatttttgtcatttttgtcatttttgtcatttttgtcatttttgtcatttttgtcatttttgtcatttttgtcatttttgtcatttttgtcatttttgtcatttttgtcatttttgtcatttttgtcatttttgtcatttttgtcatttttgtcatttttgtcatttttgtcatttttgtcatttttgtcatttttgtcatttttgtcatttttgtcatttttgtcatttttgtcatttttgtcatttttgtcatttttgtcatttttgtcatttttgtcatttttgtcatttttgtcatttttgtcatttttgtcatttttgtcatttttgtcatttttgtcatttttgtcatttttgtcatttttgtcatttttgtcatttttgtcatttttgtcatttttgtcatttttgtcatttttgtcatttttgtcatttttgtcatttttgtcatttttgtcatttttgtcatttttgtcatttttgtcatttttgtcatttttgtcatttttgtcatttttgtcatttttgtcatttctgtcatttttgtcatttctgtcatttttgtcatttttgtcatttttgtcatttttgtcatttttgtcatttttgtcatttttgtcatttttgtcatttttgtcatttttgtcatttttgtcatttttgtcatttttgtcatttttgtcatttttgtcatttttgtcatttttgtcatttttgtcatttttgtcatttttgtcatttttgtcatttttgtcatttttgtcatttttgtcatttttgtcatttttgtcatttttgtcatttttgtcatttttgtcatttttgtcatttttgtcatttttgtcatttttgtcatttttgtcatttttgtcatttttgtcatttttgtcatttttgtcatttttgtcatttttgtcatttttgtcatttttgtcatttttgtcatttttgtcatttttgtcatttttgtcatttttgtcatttttgtcatttttgtcatttttgtcatttttgtcatttttgtcatttttgtcatttttgtcatttttgtcatttttgtcatttttgtcatttttgtcatttttgtcatttttgtcatttttgtcatttttgtcatttttgtcatttttgtcatttttgtcatttttgtcatttttgtcatttttgtcatttttgtcatttttgtcatttttgtcatttttgtcatttttgtcatttttgtcatttttgtcatttttgtcattcttgtcatttttgtcatttttgtcattctttgacATTTGcatattgtttttcttttcagagTAAGCGTACGGCTGGGTGATTTGGAGTGCAATTCGGTGACCGATAATCGGTGCGATTCCCGCTATCAGGACTTCGCCATCGAACGAGTTCTGCCGCATTCGAACTACGACAATCCCAAATACGCCAACGACATTGCCCTGGTGAAGTTGCAGGAGTCGACCGAAACGTACAACATCATTAGCCCGCTGTGTCTGCCCACGGATCAGTACTCTTCCTATGGCCAAAATCTCACCGGAAAAACTGGCATCATTGCCGGCTGGGGCTCCACCAGTAATCGTAAGGCTTCATTAGATAATTGCTTGGCTAAGCAGATAGTTAACATTTTATTTCACTATGCAGGAAGCAACATCCCCAGTCCGAATCTTCAATATCTGAGACTTCCGATTGTAGATACTACTCAATGTGCCAGTTCGTACGCTCGCTACAGCCTCAATTCCAGGGTTCCGATAATCGTTTCCCGTAATCAGATGTGCGTTCAGGGTCAGGAAAACAGAGACGCCTGCCAGGGTGATTCGGGAGGACCCTTGATGAACGAGGCCCTGTCCAGTCGGGATCGATTCGTGCTACTCGGGTTGGTGTCCTTTGGTCCGCGAACCTGTGGGGTGTCCAACTTCCCCGGAGTCTACACTCGTATATCGTCCTACATCGGATGGATTATGCAACAGATTGAGATCTGAGGCGTATTTTTTACGATAAAAATTACAGAGAAAATTTCTCTACCGTAGCGTTCATTGAAGAAATGTGTAAATACTTGAGCAAAACATAGCTGGTAGGTCGGAAAATAGAATATTTATGTGATagaaaagcttattttaaatttaaaccgaAATCCCCTAACATAAATTGAAACTGAAACCTTATCTTTTAATGGCACAGAGAGAATTCGAATATATACACTGAACAATTATACAGGAATGTTACAGTGTAGTTGTACAAggaaaaggaagaagaagaagagtggGAAATTGTAGTAAATTTGATCGTTTATTTTTGAGCATTCTAAAACATAGTTGTATACTGTCATTATACTGTCATCACACTCGAGCGGCATCCCCCCATTTTAGGGAGCCAAATTCGACTCAACCCAGTCCATATATTTGCCGACTTTCGTGTAAACCCCGGGCCATCCCTCCTGACCGCACGGCGTTGGTCCGAACGAAACCAATCCGGCCAGATACCAAAACTGTACCCCACTCTTAATTCCGACTCCCATCAGAGGGCCACCGGAATCACCTTGACACGAATCCTTACCGGTCACGCCCCCGGCACAAAGTTGTCCATCCTGTAGCGTCACTTGTTCCTTCTTGTAAACTTCGTTACAATTACCCAGATCCACTCCATCAACTCCCACCTTCTGCTTCACGGAACTATACCGAGCCGTGGCCGTACGTCCCCAGCCAGCCACCTGGAACTTCTGGCCAATGGTGTTCTTAGTCTTCAAATCGTCGCTCCGCGGCAAACATATAGGCTTGATGAAATCCGTATACGGGACACTCTGGGCCATTCGGAGCAGCGCGATGTCGTTGTACTGTTCCAGCGACTGAGGATTGTAGCTTGGGTGCGGTATTTTGCGCTCGATTTCGACGTCGATCGGATCCGGCGAACAGTCCACGTCCACCCCGAGACCCTCGCAGTCCTGCGCCGTCGAGGTGTCCCACTCGCCGAGACGAACCTCGGCTCTgccaaaaaagaagaaaaaaataaatcactttAGATAAGCTTTAAGGGAATTACGATCATTGATGCAAAAACTTCCACAAAATGTGTTGTAAATTTTCCTCAcgttgt is a window encoding:
- the LOC129739492 gene encoding CLIP domain-containing serine protease B9-like — translated: MPYQMQILAAAIGLIFWCSCSSRFFLGVSAEPWRSHEDSRDSGGDEGGSGTTLFDHYFVHHFDHGEPTTDTESAPSYSLRSTSVNCQCMKLRDCPKILEMLRNPKASYSDFNSKLKRLTCEYGGARETTVCCPLDDSWLADDIQSNEDYNYGYGQRLKEYSDNGNLKYMQNGYNKISKYRNKNRFITSFEDPKTLKNCPPIIYPDEEYTRPGKAYVAPAIRRRPYTTAKPSTLPVPVVNNPRNGADSIVAEPVIAEVTNQTPPASLIPESSTQRLPPTSFAPPLINDALCGLSVNTRIIGGEAEVPGQFPWMARLAYRNKTSGRVTYRCAGSLITNRHVITVAHCVTNLIDELELVSVRLGDLECNSVTDNRCDSRYQDFAIERVLPHSNYDNPKYANDIALVKLQESTETYNIISPLCLPTDQYSSYGQNLTGKTGIIAGWGSTSNRSNIPSPNLQYLRLPIVDTTQCASSYARYSLNSRVPIIVSRNQMCVQGQENRDACQGDSGGPLMNEALSSRDRFVLLGLVSFGPRTCGVSNFPGVYTRISSYIGWIMQQIEI
- the LOC129739493 gene encoding serine protease easter-like, with protein sequence MKLIIIGGFLALATLLWVADAQISTCQTPDAKPGRCVLLKACDGLFTLIKKKPLLPEDRTYLSRSQCGWSYQDNHPLVCCSDSVEAPPRASESLLPEVGVCGIQTSDRIVGGVNTKIDEFPWLALLKYAKPNNVFGFHCGGVLINNRYVLTASHCVNGKDIPTTWSLAEVRLGEWDTSTAQDCEGLGVDVDCSPDPIDVEIERKIPHPSYNPQSLEQYNDIALLRMAQSVPYTDFIKPICLPRSDDLKTKNTIGQKFQVAGWGRTATARYSSVKQKVGVDGVDLGNCNEVYKKEQVTLQDGQLCAGGVTGKDSCQGDSGGPLMGVGIKSGVQFWYLAGLVSFGPTPCGQEGWPGVYTKVGKYMDWVESNLAP